The following is a genomic window from Hymenobacter chitinivorans DSM 11115.
CGGCATCATCGGCGAAGTGCAGGCGGCAGATACCTTTCGGGGTGGAGGCTACCAGGTACGAGCCAAACCGGCCTTCCCCGAAGCTGTAGCGGATGGTTAGGGCAGCGCCGCCCTGGCGGTACTCGCCGGGCGTCATAGCCTCCAGGGTCACGAATAGGTCGTGGAGGCGGCCCGAGCCCGACAGGCCAGTTTCGTACGAGGCCTCGGCTACCGACCGTTGTTGCTGGAGCAGGCTTTTGGCGTGCTCCACGCTGAGATACTGCAGAAACTTCTTCGGGCTCACGCCGGCCCACTGCTGAAACTTGCGCTGAAAGTGAAACGGACTCCAGTGGGCCTGCGCGGCAATTTGCTCCAGCGTGGGCTGGGCGCGGAAGTTAGCCCGGATGTAGTCGATGGCGGCGGCAATGCGTTGGTAGTCAGTCATGGCGAAAAGCAGAATACAGGCCAAAGCTACGGCCTAGGCCGCCCGGCCGAAACCCGATTCTTGCGCACTTGGCCCCACGTAAAAAGCAACAGCCGCTACCCGGCAGGATAACGGCTTGGCTAATCTACCACCGCAAGCTTACTGCACGGCCGGCCCAGCTTCGTTGACGACGCTTACGAGGCGAAAAGTCAGGCTCTTGTCGGGCAGCAAGTAGCGGATGGTGCGGGTGCCGCCGCTGGGGCAGCAGTTGGCGTCGGTTTCCTGGTAGATAGGGAAGGAGCGCACCACTTCCTTGCCCTGGAGGCGAAACTTGTCCTGGCCCTGGTAGCCGCGGGCGGCCGGGCCGCTGAGCTTGGGTAGGCTCATCCGCTCCCAGTCCTTGCCCCCAAACCAGTAGCCGCGCACCTCCCCGTAGGAGCCGCTGCCGGCCCCTTCCACGAATACGAGCAGCTCGGAGCCCGGCCCCGAAGTCAGTTTCACCAGCTGGGCGTCTTTCACTTCGCCCAGAATCGAGTCCTGAGCCGTGGTGAGCTCCTGCCCATCCTGCTCGGCCCGCACCAAAATCTGCCGCTGCCCCAGCGGCCCGGCGGAGCTTACCACGAAGGTGTAGGGCGCCGCCGTCAGGGTTTTGGTGAAGCCCGGCGCGGGCGCCGCAGCGGCTTCGGGCGCGGCCGAAGTGGTCGGGTTGGGCTGGCCGGTGGTGGTTT
Proteins encoded in this region:
- a CDS encoding bifunctional transcriptional activator/DNA repair enzyme AdaA, producing MTDYQRIAAAIDYIRANFRAQPTLEQIAAQAHWSPFHFQRKFQQWAGVSPKKFLQYLSVEHAKSLLQQQRSVAEASYETGLSGSGRLHDLFVTLEAMTPGEYRQGGAALTIRYSFGEGRFGSYLVASTPKGICRLHFADDAELALAELRQEWPQATLLEHATPEHAQVARFFAREFGPADRLHLHLKGTDFQLKVWESLLRIPEGRLTTYAGLATAAGHEAAVRAVGTAIGANPVGYLIPCHRVIRQGGELGQYRWGASRKAALVGWEAAQLNAEPETA